gttttttagccATGCTGAACTTATATAGCCGCTTAATTCCGAATGCAATTAAAGCTCAAGCTCCACTGTTAACAATGATTCCGGGAAACAAGCGGAATGATAGATCTTAACTAAAATGGTTTTCCGAAGCTACTTCAGGATTCGAACTATGCAAACAACAACTAGCCAATGCCACGCTTCTAGCCCACCCGGCCAGACGATGCATCAAACACGGCAGCCGGAGCCGTGCTTCATCAAGTCGTGAAAGGAGCACTTCAGCCTTTgggtttttttctcaaaaaagtttaataatacCCAACAACGATACAGTACCTATGACCGGGAACTCACTGCAATCTACGTAGACGGTTCGGCATCTTAAGTTCATGCTGGAAGGACGACAATGCCACATCTACACGGATCACAAACCAATTACCTTTGCCTTCAACCAAAAACTAGATAAGGCAACGAATCGTCAAGCTCGACAGCTGGATTACATCGGGCAAATTACTACTGACATCCGTCATGTACATGGTACGAAAAATGTAACGGCGGACTTACTTTCAAGAATCGAGGCGATTGGCGCTATCTCGATTGATTTTGATGCTTTGGCGAAAGATCAAAAAACCGACTCAGGTTTGCAACAGCTGATTAAAGGTAAATTAACATcatctttgaatttaaaacctTATATCGTTTTAGGCAGTGCAAAAAACTTTTCTATGACTGCTCAACTGTTCGTGTTAGACCATTTGTAACACATTAGTTCCGCGAGAAAGTCTTGCAAGTAACACACAATCTTTTCTCATCCGGGAACACAAGCGACGGCCAAGTTGATCACAGAGCGTTTCGTTTGGCCCAACGTGCGAAGAGACAGCATATAGTTTGCCAAAAGCTGCTTGGACTGTCAGGAGGCTAAGGTTACCCGCCACACACAAGCACTTTTAGTCAAATTTTCTGTTCCCGCTAGTCGCTTCAGTCACCTTAATATCGACATCGTTGGACCGTTCCCACCCAGCAACGGGCAAAGATACTGTCTCACAATAATCGACCGGTTCACGAGGTGGCCCGAAGCAATTCCATTGCCAGACATGACGGCCCCCACTGTAGCGCAGGCACTCATATCTGGATGGATATCAAGGTTTGGTGTTCCAACACGGATAACTACTGACAGACAAGGGACGTCAGTTCGAATCAAcattagcttcgttcaatcgttagtaaaaatcggtttcaactggtttctgtcaactgaaagatgttcaacgagccaatgttttggtcgaaactagtcaggtcgttgttcaatggagcaagttgaaactagtcgaaaccaatccagctcggcagcaggattagtttcgacttggtagaaatcggtcgaaatcaattggaaagagacagatgatcaactgtcaatccatttctacttgtttcgacccgtttcgactagacttcattgaacagGCATATTGTTTTCTGAGCTCTGCACTCTAATTCTCATtaactcagatttgaaggaaaacaattcaaaatgcgccaaaactaggaaaactcaaattttgattagagcggcaaaactcaaaactgaattgtaggggttttcgcgaattctgagttgttttcaatcaGGCATTTTAAAGAAGCGTTTGAACGGTCTGAGCCAAAATAActcagaattttataaatttttgacacGGTTTCGAAAgggataatatttttttgaaaaaaaaaagtgaaattttggatgaatgataacaaatttaaaaacataaaaaacgtttatttctcGTCGCTTTTGTTTTTCGCTGGAGTCGGCGAGAGGCAACCACCATTTTTTGTGTTGGCATATCGTTCCTCTCCTGCAAACAAAGGAATTTACCGATGGAAAAGGATTGGGAACAGCAGAAATTGGCCAACGTTTATCTCGGAATGGCTGttgctgaaatgaaaaaaaaactgattcaaaCTACGTAcctattggaaaaaatattttcggtaACTTATTTTTACTTACTTGAATAAGGAGGATGGTTTAGCTGGAGCCGCTGGTGCTTCAGCCATCGGTGCAAGAGATGATCTTGGCAGCTGCGACTTCGTCGCCGTTGGTTCCGATTTTCGCTCGTTTTATCACAAAACTTTTCCTCCTTCTCATCGCCCCCGGTTTCGACGGTTGTTGTTCCTCGGTGGGAATAGACTTCATGATTAGCCGGTACTTCCTCCTATTCCAGTTGCGAAAAGCTGTTCCGCATCTAGTGGAAACCAACCTAGAGgggattaaaatatttatatataaataaataaaaaaaaagtttaaaattttacccgTCGCCGTCCGACtaacaacttttgttttcaaacgctctgagttgttttcatctattttacTCGAGAAAGTGTGCGTCTTTGCTAAGTACCAGGATTTGAAACTcgctagatgaaaacaactcaaaattttgaaggtttcTCACTCAGTTGTTTTCTTCTTCATATATGATGCGACtcctgaacaaaaacaaatcagtctctgaataatttgaaattaccGTGTGCCGAACGCTAGGAGTGAACCATCTTCGCACCACATCGTATCATCCTCAATCTAATGGATTGATTGAACGGTGGCATCGCACACTTAAGGCAGCTATCCTGTGTCACAAAACTGATTGTTGGACGGAAAGTCTTCCAATAATTTTACTCGGGCTGCGAACGACTCATAAGGAGGACTTGAAATCGTTGCCAGCCGAAATGGTTTATGGTACTACGCTTCGGATTCCGTCTGAATTCTTTTCGGAGCTTCCCGGTAACAGAAGTGAAGCTGAGGTTCTCAAAACATTACGTGAAACTATGACCAGACACCGTTTGGCATGGAAACCGCAGCGTTTTTGTTCATCCTGACCTTAACAACAGCAAATTTGTATTTGTGAGAAACGATTCCATTCGACCGTCTCTCTCTTGCCCCTATGATGGTCCCTATGAGGTTGGAtggaaaagtttttgaaagaaatcggccgaaggggaccaaagtaattcatgaaaaattggatttttatgttcctcccgaacaaaatgtctcaaaattaaactttaggctccttgagcgaccccttcccgtgatctgatctggctcaaatttggcatttgaACTTGTACTagacctaggatcaatttaagcctgcagcatatcactttttcaaatgtcgggtcattttgggcactctagtgtcccattatgtctaagcgagatttgatacaaccctgctcattccggtggatgttgatttttcagtacaaaatattcatttgttttttcatacaaacctaaatgttcgaatttactcatgtaaactttattgaaaaattctgaaacaaatcatggatgagttttgaaccaaaacgaagctttttagaccaggatttaagaatttcaaaaatgacctcgaCCTAGTCTAATGAACAGTCTATACCTACGTCGGCGACATCGGCTATTAAAACGAGTTGAGGATCATCTAGTACTAAAGTTTTCTAAAGGTCAATCGGTGACTTCTCCCAtcccatggcgaccgtcaaaaatgtGTTGAACGACTTTCAAAGTGGTTGATATTCGATGATCTTATTCTATTTTAAgaattaatgtttaaaaaaatattaccacagacaaaatttatgaacatCCCGACGAACAGCTGATTGCAGACACGCGAAAAACGTAACggtaacaacaacaaaaatcaaaaactggaATCctgattgaaattattttgtttataaaaaaaattctgattctaaaaaaattctccgatatctgttgtttttttttcttttgggggTTTCTCAAGAATTCTGGAAGCTGTCAATAGCATCTAcaacatttttcatgaaaaaaggtTTCATTTCAGTTATGAACTGTTATAAACTTTTAAATGCAGCGGTTATCCATAATCATTCTAAATATACATACCTACTATAGAATAAAtccatatcattaaaaaaacatgttaaactGAATGATATGAATGAATAATTTCCAAGATCATTATGTCTATCATTATCTGGTCTTGACCTATAATGTAATGATTCCGTTCCATCGGGGATAAAATGCCTAAGATTATTACGATCCTTCATTCTGGGAAGGTCTTTCGTGATATCGATAATGATTCCCCTGCAATGTCATAAAAATGATTACGTTCTGCCGATAATACGCCAGTACAAGCTGATTCCCACGCGATAAGTTCATTTCTTTTCTGCGTCGTAAGTCATCACGTTGATTGAGACTGATCCAGAAGAATCTTGTTAACTTCGGGCAATTCCCCAGgggtcttttttttatcattaggGTGATCCATGGAATGTAATAGGATTAATATAACGGAGTTTTAATGGcagaaatttttcaagctaATCAATAACGTTTTCAAGGAATAGGAGTTCCCCGACTAAGGTCTGTTTATTACACTAGTTGCTTAAGCAGTAATGAGGCCAACGACTTCACATGACTtgacatttaaagttttttctgcataaaatttgttcatttctgaAACTTTCCGACTTGAACTTCCCCAATAAACACGGCATGAACCAGTGCTAGTCGACCAAAGGTCAAATGTTTGTGGTACCCAAAAATTTCGTCAGGAAAGTTCTCAACCTACGTTGATTATGATAAGAACTGGCTTACGATAAGACTGCTCAATCGGTAAAAGACTATTTAAAAGCCACCCGGTTCGCGTTTGCACTCAAACAGTAAATAGGTGGCCAAATTAGGTAAGAATGAAGATTGTTATAGCAGTCGCGTGCCTTCTGGTGGCGCTTTGCTCCGCTGAGGAGGCGTCTTCTCGTTGCGACGCTTCGCTGACTACAGCTAGTGGATCGAAGGCCTTACCCGGTCCGTACTGTTCCGGGGACTTGATCTTCGAGGACAATTTCAACGAATTCAACTTGGAAACCTGGGAACACGAACGAACTCTTGGAGGTGGTGGGGTAAAAATTTCCGTGTATtaactttgattcaaattttaataaattttccttcaaATCGCAGAATTGGGAGTTCCAGGCGTACGAAAACAACCGGGCCAACTCTTTCTGCGAGAATGGAATTCTGAACATTCGACCGACCTATTTGGCGGACGACACTGGAGACGCTTTCCTGAGCAGTGGAACATGGAGTCTGCATGGTGCCCAACCTGCCGATGTCTGCACCGGACAAAGCTTTTTCGGTTGTGAACGTGTCGGAAATGCTAACAACTTCTTGAACCCAATCAGAAGTGCTCGTATTCGTACAGTAGACTCGTTCAACTTCAAATACGGCCGCATGGAGGTTCGTGCCAGAATGCCAACTGGAGATTGGCTGTGGCCCGCCGTTTGGCTTCTGCCGAAAGTTCAGGCCTACGGAACTTGGCCAGCTTCCGGTGAAATCGATTTAGTAGAATCTCGTGGCAACCTGGACCTTCGTCTTGATGGTGTTCACATTGGTAACCAACAAGTAGGATCAACCCTTCACTTTGGACCGAACCCTAATCAAAATGGTTACGCAACCACCGTCAGCTATACCAATAATAATTCCGGTTTCAACAATGCTTTCCACAATTATGGC
This sequence is a window from Uranotaenia lowii strain MFRU-FL chromosome 3, ASM2978415v1, whole genome shotgun sequence. Protein-coding genes within it:
- the LOC129754549 gene encoding beta-1,3-glucan-binding protein-like, giving the protein MKIVIAVACLLVALCSAEEASSRCDASLTTASGSKALPGPYCSGDLIFEDNFNEFNLETWEHERTLGGGGNWEFQAYENNRANSFCENGILNIRPTYLADDTGDAFLSSGTWSLHGAQPADVCTGQSFFGCERVGNANNFLNPIRSARIRTVDSFNFKYGRMEVRARMPTGDWLWPAVWLLPKVQAYGTWPASGEIDLVESRGNLDLRLDGVHIGNQQVGSTLHFGPNPNQNGYATTVSYTNNNSGFNNAFHNYGLEWTPDHITFTVDGQVLRRIDAGSGFWDRGNFQTSSPRSENPWVNRPAMAPFDQEFYILINLAVGGTNGFFPDAAINGNRGKPWSNTSPTAARDFWNGRGFWQPTWNTSRGGSSSFLVDYVRVWAL